The Cryptomeria japonica chromosome 2, Sugi_1.0, whole genome shotgun sequence region tttgatatgcctgcttaggttaatctttggttgaataacactaactttaacacttgtttcttgttgtttgtgtgtgttatattaccacagggtttcatctaacTCATCCTTTTTTGAGCATcagattataattaatttttggtctataatatcatcaaactacctcatccatttgataggtctatgaattatgtttccaacgcctgtaaaaaattaaaattttgataagaaacgcaaaagttatgcccattttactaaattatatttttatgttaagaaaatcggatatccaatttaatcggatatctgatttgaaaagtatgatatcacaatagtgacatcacaaatcgaATATCTgatattatcggatatccgatttggtttggtattaccaaaccaaattcaaattccgcccgacccaaacaaaaagtcaaagtggatttggcgtgtttggaaaggttcaaaacacatttttttctccattgccactttttggccccccatgatcttgcacatacccacaagtgccacatagtggcgagtacttggctttattaattttttaattgagtgTAATTGAAATCTTAAATAATTTGAGTTGTATATTAGATGGCTGAAGAGTCCCAAGAAATGAATACTGGCATTGTTAGCAATAATTGTTTACAATATAAGTGATTTGATCATAAAATGTAAACGGAGTTGAATGTGAATGTACACAACTTAATTTAACAACTTAATTTATACCAATAAATTATGCAAAATGTTTTTGTTATTTGAAATGTTTTTACAACATATGTTTACAATAAATACAAGAGAGATATTACATCAAATGCATTTGTTCATTTTTGGCATGCTATTTTGTATACAATTTTCACCATGCATAAGTCTTATTGCATTTGTACTTACTAGTCTAGCCATGCTTTGAGAGCTTGAATAGTCCTGGAAAACTATATTGGATGTAAGATACCTAGCAATTTTAGGCAAAGgaataaatttttaaaatgttaAAATGATTTATAATTAGATCCATACAATCAATGTTTTAAAAGAAGTTTTAAAATATCATTAGCTATTGTTTGTGACTTGTAATGGGGACCAAAGGTACTTGTATAAATTTTGAAGAGTTTCATAAAAATGATGTTTTTTCCAAAAACCAAACTCAATCATGAGCTAATCTTTAGTATTTCATTTTGCTAAAACCCCTACTCTCCTtacgttttacaataataaattgatttattattattttttatattaattttgttatcaagtaaattttcaatatgaattttttatttaatattataaatatatgataaattatatatatttttaaaaaaattataattcctAATAGATCATAGTTCAAGTTTAATTGTCATGACTTTTTAGTTTTTtatgtatattaattaaattaaataaattctatatgataatatttttataaaaaacatcaataaaactaattaatctaaatatttaacACCAACCTACTAATATGCTTGGGTATTGAGCTACTAGAAAAAAAATGGAATGATTAATCCGGTTGCCCTCATTGAGTATCAATGGACAGGTGATTGTTCTAGAGAGGATTTGCCCTCCTGAATCTTGTGCTTTCCATTTAAAGATTCGTTGTTAATGGCTTTCAATTTCTCTTGCATCATATTGCAAGTAACTTCGAATTCAAGAGCAAAATTTTCGTTTTATGGGGAATCTTTTGGAAGCAGCTTTAATTGATGGACTACTGGAATATCAAAAATTACAAGATTCAAGCAGATTTGCACTGCTTGGTAGAGGGTATGAAAGTAGTTTCAAAGCAGCCAACAACTACTACAAACTAAGGTAGAGGGAGTGTTTTTGTGGGACCTAAACTACTACAAAGATTGTTTTTTTGTTTGATAATTTGTCTAACTATATATGGTCAATGTTTGATTTTAAGACATGCTTAGAAATATGTAATTGTTAATGACTATATAGAAATGTTACAGGGTATACCACTTGTCACAAGGAGTGCATTAACTATGACACATAGATAATAATACTAGATGCAAGAAACGGTGTTTGGTGGCCACGCGTATTCTCAAGGTGGAAATCACAAATGTAAAGATTTAATATACAAGTATATTGTTTCTTGTATGGCATAAGACACATAATAAAATTTAGAGTACTCTCCAGAAAACGTTTGCTAGCTATCCTTGGGCTTCTGCTACACGCCATTAATATTATACAGCCAGGGTAGGGCTTTTGTCTTTTGGTAAAGACAAAAACAATATAGAAGAAAACAAATGCCAACCGAAGTTCTCTATTAATTAGAGGTCTATCTTAATCCTCTCCAAGTCATGCAATTCCATTCCatggagaaaacaaaggcaaaAGATCTCATACCTAAATAATTAAGCAAGCCACCTAATTTCTAAAGGGGTATTTTAATCTACTTTATTAGCAAGTTAGACCTTAGTTTTAATACACAGAGAGAATCAAGTTTCATTAGAGCAGCAGTTAAAGAGATAAAGAAAGCAAAGATATTATGGTGTAGTTATGTATTTGCAATCATTGAAAGCCTTTCAGAATGACAACATAGAGATGAAATGGCTTCATTCAGTTAGCAATTccaaaagagatgaagaagatcaCAGTGAGCAGTCCGTGATTTAACAATGGCAAGAGTATGAGTGTCATAAAAGACACTGCCTTACCAAATGATTAAATGAAGAGAAGGATATAGTGTAAGGGGATTGTAAGCATGAATGTCATTGTCAAAAGCATTTAAGCAAGGATTAAAGGTATTGAAATCATTAGGAAGAACGTCAGTATTCTAGAACAGTGAATAATAGTCATTAAGATAATGGTATTAATAGCCAATTTCAAATGGAAAAGTGCAGTCATTAATCTGCTATCCTGTCTTCTATTATGGCGAGAATATATTAATTCTATATCATCAGGTATGATAGTGATTGGTGCATATAGGAATTCCCTGTGCTTGGAATCATGAATATCGGTTATGGAGAGAAAATGGTACCTTGTAACCACATAAACAATAGGCTCTTCAAAGATAGCCTTACCAGTGTTTGGCTTTGCTTCTTACAAGTTCAAGGGCACAATTTGGAATGCAACTGGCAATTGTGAATTCCTGTAGGTTGATTATGTGCTTCAGTCAGCTGATGAGTGGTTGAGCATGCTAGTGGGGTGATTCTTTGCCTACTTGACTCCAATTCACTTGAATCGAGTCCTATCTGTAATTATTTACAATGGAAACACTTTTTCCTTCTTAGTGACTGGACCAAGATCATAATGGCTATTGCtcaatctttcaacattttctcgtAAGAGAATTCAAGGCTCAACTATATCTTGTTTTAGATCAGATAGGAAATCCCTCATTAGGAGTTGCACTAGTACGGCTGGGTTGAGCTCGAGTGAAGAGACATCTGCTATTcagaataatttttaaaataatttctcattcatgTAGCTCTGCTAATAAAATTGAGAAAAACATATATTTGGGTCAAGTAGGTAGGGTTAACAATATTGCCTCTGATACGCCTCATTAGAGCAAAAGGGTTACCCATATTGCGGAAGCTTCAGTTGGAGGAGACATTGCTTCAAACCACTTTGCACAACTGGTGCATTATAAATGACGGTATGAATACTCTCATTATCATCATGGGAAATTCAAGGTACTTCCATCATTTGgtcttttgttatattgaattttTTTCATATTGAACTTAGAAATTGAGCAATGCAGGAAACCAGAGCAATTGATTAAAGTGGAGCCCGTTTTGCGCGATCAGATTCCTGTAATTAAGCAGTTTAGTAGTGGAGGCACTGTCATTGTTGACGGAGATACAATTTTTGTGACATTAATTTGCAAAAGTGTGTTGAGTGGTAAAACACCTAAACAAGTAGTTTCTAGGTTCGGTCTCTAGCAAGTCCATGAAAATTTTAAACATTATCTCCATCTCAACTAGGAGCCATTTTCTACTAATCGTTAAAAGGATATATAAAATGACTCAGAGCAAGCTTCAGGTGTCACGTTGCCATCATAAAGCTAATTGGACCATACTCAGATGAGGCTAGGTGAAATTCTTGATGTAATTAGGCCAAACATAAAACCTCATGCCTAAAAGATGATCCTGAAGGACTATGACAAACTTGAAATGTAAATAAGAACTATAATGAAAAGACAGAAGGAAACCATATGAAAAATGAGCAATAATATGAAACACTCAAGCATGTTGTTAAGTGTAATCACATTTGAAAGATAGCGAGAAACCATTTGAAACCCAAGCAAGATCTTTGTGTgtattaaatttacatttttgagGTGTGTGTTCACCATGCCCACAGGGAAGGCCATAAGTTTGAGTTCCAGTTGGGCCATGATTTTTAGCATTCGGTAGACTAGTTTACCTTAGAGGCGCCCATAAATTGACTAACAAGAAAAATATGCGAAGTTAGAGAAATCGACTTAGTAAATGAGGGCGACAGGGTAGTTCAAGATACAAGACAACTAGAAAGTGAACCACTGCATCATTTGGTTTGGAGAAACCCTAAACAACTATGCAATAAAAACAATAGCTGAGAATAAACCTAAAACAAGTTCTACAAACCCTAAACAATGTTCAGATAAATAGCAGAAGAAAGTATTACGAGAAAGTTAATAAATATGCTACTATAAGGCTTACATTTTGTATTCCTTGCAGAGATCGATGAATCTTTCTGAATGAAATATGATTCCAATAAGCAGTTTAAATAGCAAAATAAAACTCCGATtatgaggcaaatagattatgCATGCAATGGTGAGGAGTGGCatccaaaaaatggaattgcccacAAAATAAGAGATATAATGTTGCTTCCGGGAAACGAGATTATGTTGCTTCCGATAATAGGAAAATTAAACGCTGATAGTCAAGGGAAAAGATTATGCATGGCAGACAACAAAGCAAACAACAAAGCTTAACAAGGAGGAGTGGCATCGAGAAAAGTGGAACTTTCCCAAAAATAACATAGATTATCCCAAAAACCCTGTATAACATTGAAAATGGTGTGATACAAAACAAGCTAAAAATCAATAAGAAGAAGCTTAAGGTGAGATTAAATACTCATATCTTCCATGAAGTGTGCTTCCGAAAAACCCGCCTATAAGAGCCAAAAGAATATTAGCTAAtcatttacaagtaaaataatttttgtaaattataaagttaaaaaacatgcatctatattatatataaaattaaaaaaaaataaagaaaagaaaatattttgttttcattggtctaaataattttgtttaataaccatttaaacatgacaaatgaattttcattactatagtattgcctaacgacaagtactaataattaaaaattcaattcAACTTctttaaaaaaactaaataattaCAAATTTCACCTCTCATGATTTACCtgtatgaaaaaataatattatctaAAATTAAAACCTATTTGTCAAAAGTTTATCAAGGGCTTTAAAAAATTATCATTGCATTTCATCTATTGTAACATGGTAAACAAgagtaaaaaatacaaaaaaagacaACATTATTAATATATTCTTTAAAAATtgtttaatataatatataaaatgaatataaatataataaataatttaatatgcaTAATATGTTGTACatgaaaataattataattaatatttaaaatatttatatatagattttgatttaattaatctatattTAGAATATATTTTCTTGgatgtaaattgaataaataacttataaatataaaaagaataaaaatttaaaaaaccaaaatataatttgaaatagatgtttataataaaataataataatatttcatatttatgatattttttaatttaattaatctatgtttaaaatatattttgtttcaTGGAAATTGAATAcattaataatttatatttaaaaactaaaaaaataatacttgaaaaaactaaaaactaaaaaaacaaaatATGATTTGAAATAGGTGctgataataaaataataataattaatattcaaaatatttatataataagaAAGTGCTTCTCTCTCTAAATATAGGAGATGGAGTATTCGAGAAAAAGAATGAGAGAAGCGCTTATAAATATAGAGAAGGATGAGAGCAGGTGTGCTATAAAACTTTAAAAGTGCAAATTTGAACAAGTAGGTGGAATCGCAATGGGATCTCTGTTTCCTGGGCTTCCAGATGAAATCGGGTGGGAATGCCTGTTGAGGGTGGAGCTGAATTCTCATCATAACCTCAAGTGTGTCTGCAAAAGCTGGAACGCCGCATTGAAAAACCCCCATTTTTATGAGGAAAGGAAAAGATTGAAGATTTCTGAGCAACGGATTTGTATGCTCGACGACCGCAGAGGCATAGTGGTATACGACGTAGAGGAGAAGTCGTATAGACGTCTACCGCCCATTCCCGCAGAAATTACAAACTTCTATCACTGTCATTTCGCAAAACAAAAATTGGTTATAATATCCGATTATGAGTTTTCCGATAGAGAAAGATGTATTAGTAATTCTGTGTGGCTGTTCGATTTTACTTGTTCCAAATGGCGGCGGGGTACCGAAACGCCTAGACCGATTCTAGGCTTTGCCTCCGCAGCGGATGAGCAGGGGGGACTGATATATGTGGCTGGGGGACATTGCATATTTGCCAAGGATGTCCGGCGTTGCACTTCAGTTTACAATGTGGAGGAGGACAAGTGGGATTTTCTCCCAGACATGAACGCCTACATGTCGTCCTATAGCGCTGTTTTTTCTGAAGGCAAGTTTTATTTATACTCGGGGCGCGAGATTGAGCCCACTTTTGAGGTCTTTGATTCCTACACGAGAAGCTGGAAATCTGTGGAGAATAGATTCAACAGCGCGTGTTTTCTAAGTGCATTTGGGCGCTTGTATTGCTTGTCTGATCCGGAATATGAGTATAACCAACCGAGGGAATTGATTGaatatgagtatagccaagataaGTTTCACATTGTAGGGGCTCATTCAATGGAGTGGGGGGAACCACTTATCTTCACTGTAGAGGTTGGCCATAACATCTTTGTGGGCAGCATGGATTACGATTTTGTTCAAACATTTCTTACGTTTACACCTCCAAGTGAGACAGGAGGAGCATTCAAGAGGATTGGCATTGACAGACTATCAGGCCTCTCGAGTTTTGTTTTACATGCGGCTACCCTGGATCTTTGACTGTTTTTGAGCTTGGATTCCGTTTAATGGGTGCTTAGATGGGGCCATTCCTACCAATTTCTCGCACCTGCTGATTTTAGTTTTAGATTTTTAAGGTTTCTTTTTAGATTGCGTGAGTAGTTTAAGTTCAGTTCTTCGCCTTGattttcatgcaaataaagcatgccaTGTTTTTTAGAGGTTTTTAGAGGTTTTTAGAGGTTTTTTTTAGGTCCATGCCGTTGAACAGTCAAGTAGTTGTAACTAAATAAAGAAATGAATCTGCCCGTTTGAAATAAGTTGCAATAAAAGAAAATCTCTGTTCAAAGGCAGCGCATCCTGCCTTTAAAAAAGAGAGCTGTTGCTTTTCAAATTCATGtattttcaataaaaataattttattttatcattgattATTGTTTTGTTTATCTGTTGTTTCAGGTTCAGGGCTCCTTTCAGAATTTACGAAGAACATCTCAATAGGCACTCATAAGCTATTGAGTTAAATTTATCTTATATTATTATCGAAACTATTTATGGAATTTTTGGAGCAATAATTACCAAAAAAATTAtgtcatttttgtttttgtgagttgagtcattTTTCAATTGAATTCAtttattttttttagatatttttaccattaatatttttaattgaataaaatttgaaatgatATATAACCACATGGCTCTCTTTTTAGATCTTTGGTTTGATATGACCCAGTTGTTTCCCACAACTTGTGAGTGGTGTCGTTTTAAGAAACAATCAacaatattgtacatgaaaagcAAGGATGAATAGTGGATCTAGTCTTTTTGTCAAGTTTATTGTTGTCTTCATATGCCATTGTTGTGAGCTTTTGACCAACCACAACAATCCATTGATTTGGATCTACCCTGAatattttccattttccatttcAATCTTCCAAAGCCTAAAGTTCTATCCATTGAATTTCTCAATCTCCATCCTTCAAATTCTTGTCATTTTCTATACCTGAAATATTGATTTACCTATGTAGAGCTTCCTCTCAAGCAAAGATTATTACAAGGCCTAACCTTCTCATGGACCTAAAACAAACACTAAGCTTTGATACTGAATGAAAGGAATGTAGATAACTGATAGAGGAGAACTATGCTAAATAGGTTACATAATCCAAAAATTATTCAGCAGAATAACAAGACAATCACACAATGAAAAATAAGATTGACCTTGGGAAACTCTTTTGGGAAAAGCCTAATAGGACACTCTTTTGTGATTTGTAGCGCTCCTGCCACCTTCACCATGGGAATCAATGATCACGCGGGAATTTTTTGCAGCCATGACAACAATACACAACACCTTTGTTGTGTTTAGAGTTTTCAGTGTTCCTCAATATCTAGCATTGCAGATAATTTTTCTTAGAAACGTTCTTGATGCCTCTCCACATTTAAACTGTCACAATTGCATCTTTGCTTGCCTGGACATCTATGCTTCTCTCTATTTCAAATGTTGTAGGATTGAAGCAAGAATTGgaaaacatttaaatatttttaCCTCTGCAAATACTTAGCTTCAACAACATGTTAAGTCTCTGGAATTAAAAAAGTCGCGAGGTTTCAATTTTGTCGTTGCTTCTAGTATGATACTTTATGCAACTATTGACTGTGTTTTGCAACTCCCAACAACTAATATAGCTGCAAACTATAGGCATCTTAAACAGTATACTATTGATTGGCTCCGAGCATAATTTTATTCAGCTATAGATCTACTACAATATTAAGAAACAAAAACTAAACGCAAAGAATTTGTTATGTTGATTAAATTATAAAATGTACCTTTTTAGTGAGAGCTTTCTATTAACTACCCAACTACATAAGGCTGATTATTTGTTTTGTGACCAACATTTGAGTGTTATCAGCTAGAAATGCATGCTCAAATTTTAGCAACTGTAAGGTGAGAAACTGCCTACTTGGCAATCCCCACCCTTTTAGTGACCACTCTCTTAAGTGTTCTCTAGGGCTTATTTTCCATTTCCTAAGCCTTTTCCTAGAACTATTGACTTATTTTCTAGTAGATTTAAATCTTACATCATCCCTAAAACCTATTGTAGAAATCTCAAGTCAAAAGTCCAAACAAACAGACACTTATGTATGAAAACGAGGGTGTCctaaacacacatcaacatccaagatagttatctAGGCTAATATTGAAATCCCAAGGTTTTCACAGTAGATCTTAACCCAACCGTAAATCTCTTTCATATTGTTATAACCTTCTTCCATTCATACATTCCCATTGGTATCAACTATGTGAAAACTCTAATCCGAAGTCACCGCTTCCTTTCCATTTGTGAACCCATGAGTTTTCACTTCCTTATATACTCAGTATCATTGTCCTCTGCTCTTATATTTCCAAAATAATGTCTCTTTATCCATTACATTACTGTCCTAGAGTATATTGTCATGTAAGTGCCCTCTAGATATCTTATACAACAACttctttaggatgtttttgaaaataattggtgcaggagcacctcataactaagataataagagaaataaaggctaaaggaaacacatgagaatgtgacctttcaatctatgtaatagggtagtcttgtttgtttgatgtttgatttgtttgtaataaaccccaccttgttacccaatgacatggatttggaaaattgataagccacaatgggcatatgggcctagggatatttggttcagtatttttctaggtgtttatgtgttggagatgtcttaggaaggtttagcacatgttgaagcacctctaggtagttggatttaacatatgtcaaaagttgctcaaacttgacaacttttaatgacaacttttggttgcaaatagaaacttccttccaacggtcacctcggttcaaaaggtggttgataaccgttgaggaaggtataaaatgtcaTCCCCAATCACCATTGGGAGGGAAGAATGAGgggagagaatgactttgtaaacctttggcatcattgaagtaatatatttctaaGAATTTCTTGCAATTTTGTTATTCTACATGGTGTATCATACTGTATGATCATTTTTGAATTAGGAAACCAGTGGGATGTGTTAGGGTGGCCAATCACCTTTCAAATGCATCAATTCtgaggtcctaattcaccaagacaaggaagaaatcggcaaatttctggaagtgttttagatttgatagttttgtctagggttttgcaaagaaatggccttaccttgctgatccttcattggtggttcacgactgtggaggggatgcaagtatggccaatttatttttggattttaaagGCCTTTTTCAGGTTAGGACCAATTGGGGGCAAGGGTTTGATCATTAAGGTGAgtaactccatgtggccaccgacaagtgtaagcaaacaggtctcacatcaggggttaaagggtctgatcatggcctaagacttaggaattggtgtatttgcaATGGATTGAGagtattccttgatttttttttggtgagataaggtctgtgtctacacactcctcTGTAAAATAGGCGTAATTAGGCTATACcggtctcctaaccaaagtagggtttggattcttgtgttccctaccaGTAAGAACTCTTAGGATATattttgtaactcccaaaagggtatccaaatccggGATTTTTTTTCTGTTCTTTTGGATAAATACAGAGTTAAGTTTGGAAAACCGATCTGACAGGGTtgctaggttttgtaggccttgttgtaacagttacccaaaccggtagagggaacctaaattcaatgattgaaggaggtctccctgacctaggggactccaaatcaaaccttaaatagccattgttgcattggagaagggaccaaaccattgttgaccataAAGACCTTATACTGgtagtcttttgtttggaagaaagggatgtgggacttttCAAACGGATATTCCTTGGCCCCTGAGAGTGTTGtgtgattgctagggtccttgatgtgttcttggattaggggaacctatcctatacagGTACTGAGACCTCTGATACCagttttggtatcagagcataggaggaatccttttgggaagaagaatagtacatgttagtagaagaatcagagggtgaggctagaagaatgcctccAAAGATGACAAATGTGGAACTTTCCAAGATGATGCAAGAGAACAAAGAAGGAAATGATCACCTTAGAAGattgattgagaacttggaaggcAAGCTGGAGAGAGGACCTGATGGCTcggaggaagtgggagaagaagaggagaactcACAAAGGcatgaagaagaggaagttcctgtagagcataggtacctggtcaatgccttgaagtttgtcgagaggagaaccatggaccagaaatcaaaccttcctattttcagtgggaagatggatgtcgatggagtgatggactggatagagtccttaaacaacttctttgaatgtgaagacattgctgacaaccaaaagatgaagatttccaagtcaaaaatgcagggagcagccctgacatggtggaattttgtgcaaggagaaagagtgaaagagggaagaggaatgatcacctcttggaagaagatgattacaaAGATCAAGGTAGTATATGTACCGaaggactatgaagtccaattacacaagagaaggcagaatctcagacagaaagagatggatgtgtgtacCTATACTAAAGAATTTCcgaaattgagtataaagtctaagaaggttgaagatgaaagtgaaagagtggcaaggtatccaaacggcctaaggtggaacatacaagaagagttgaacc contains the following coding sequences:
- the LOC131074946 gene encoding F-box/kelch-repeat protein At5g60570 is translated as MGSLFPGLPDEIGWECLLRVELNSHHNLKCVCKSWNAALKNPHFYEERKRLKISEQRICMLDDRRGIVVYDVEEKSYRRLPPIPAEITNFYHCHFAKQKLVIISDYEFSDRERCISNSVWLFDFTCSKWRRGTETPRPILGFASAADEQGGLIYVAGGHCIFAKDVRRCTSVYNVEEDKWDFLPDMNAYMSSYSAVFSEGKFYLYSGREIEPTFEVFDSYTRSWKSVENRFNSACFLSAFGRLYCLSDPEYEYNQPRELIEYEYSQDKFHIVGAHSMEWGEPLIFTVEVGHNIFVGSMDYDFVQTFLTFTPPSETGGAFKRIGIDRLSGLSSFVLHAATLDL